In Rhodamnia argentea isolate NSW1041297 chromosome 5, ASM2092103v1, whole genome shotgun sequence, the DNA window ACTCGAAGCTGCAGTGCATACACGAAATTGGAGGACATGTGCTCCAGCGCACGTCCTGGGTATGTCAGTCCAACTCCGGCCAGGGAAGAGGGCACAGATGTCGTTCAGTCAACCACCGCGATCGAACCCCCTATTTCTGCCTCGACTTCGATTACTATTAGGGACGATAGCGTCTTCGAATCTAGAGCTTTGATGATACAGAAAGTCATGGACGCTCTTGCCAATACCAGCAACAGTGTGGTTGGGATTTACGGGATGGGCGGAGTTGGCAAGTCCTGCCTTTTGGTGGATGTCGAAAAGAGAATAAGAATAAGGGAAGACACCTCTTTCGATTGGGTCGCTAGGGCCGACGTGTCGGAAAATCCAGACATCAAgaggattcaaggagagattgcGCACTGGTTGGGCCTTACTGACTTAGAGAAGCGAGACGATGTCAGCTTGCGAGCGAACCTTCTGCGCTCGAGGTTGGAAatggaggagagggagaaaaagaaggtgctcataatactggacaacctgTGGGACAGGCTGGACTTGGACAAAGTCGGCATTCCTTGCGGACCTGACAACAAAGCTAGAGGATGCAAGTTGTTGTTAACGGCAAGAGATCAACGTGTTTTGCGAAGGGAAATGCGCTGTGACAGCGCCTTCCTCCTTCGTGAGCTGGAAAACGTAGAGGCAAAGAGATTGTTTGAGAAGATGGTGGGAGGCAAAGTACCAGTTGAGTTGGAACCCTTGGTGGAGGAAGCAGTCCGCATATCtgcaggtttgcctttcctaattgtCGCGATATCAAAACTTTTTATAGACACTAGTTACTCTGAATGTGACTATGCTTTGAAACAAATCTGGAGCGAAGATACTGGTAATGTGATAACTAGCACGCTGCAACTTAGTTGTTATGGTCGTATAAGCGAGGAGGCCAAGTCATTGTTACGACTTTGTGTTGCTTATGGCGTCTCTAAGCCATCTCTCGAGGACTTGGCGAGGTACGGCTTCGGTTTGAGGATATTTCGAGGAGTTAGCAGCGTGCAAGAAGCTAGAGTTAGGTTGGGCTCACTGATCCATACTCTGCAAGCCTCCTCCCTTTTATTAGACGGTGAAGAAGACGCCGGTGGTTTTAAGATTCATGATTTGGTTCGTGAGTTTGTTGCCTCGTTTGCCTCAACAAATCGCCCTCTTCTTGTTTTGAAAGATCAACATAAGTGGGAAACAGCATTGTTAGAGGACAGGCTCAAAATTTGCGAGGCGATATGCTTTCCCTACGTCGACTTGGAGGAGCTTCCCAAAGAATTAATCTGTCCGGAATTGCGGATCTTTTTGCTGCTTGAAAACAAAAGATCTCTTGAGATCTCGGATTCGTATTTCAACTCTATGAAGAATCTCATGGCCTTAGATCTTAGGGGAATACGTCTCAGTCGTTCGCCTTCGCCGTTTCAATTCATGGAGAACTTACACACTTTGTGTGTCGATAATTGTTCAGTAGAGGATGTGTCCGTTCTTGGCAAGCTAAAAGGCCTCCAAATTCTCAGCCTTCAGCAATCGGACATTCAGCAATTGCCGAAAGAAATAGGGCAACTAGTAGAGCTGAGGTTGTTAGATTTGGATTATTGTTCAAAACTACagataattgaaccgggtgtCCTTGGAAGGTTGACcaaattggaggagttgtatatgaaggATAGCTTTGATCGATGGAGTGCTGGGGAGCAAACTCCAGCAACTAATGCCGGTCTTATTGAATTGAATAACATGAAGAATCTCCGCACTCTGCATGTATCCATTCGCAATCCAAGTGCGCTCCCAAGGGATCTAGATGTTGAGAAGTTAACCGAGTACAAAATCCGAATAGGTGATGTACGGGGCTGGGGAGACTACAAAGGATCGAGGATGTTGGAGCTCAACTTGGATGGAACAAGCGATGTTCTTCGAAAAGAATGCTTTCAAAGTATCTTGGCCAAAGCTGACAATTTGTATTTGTACGAGGTGGACAGAACTGAGAAAAGTATTTCCGCATTATCCTCGGAAGGTTTTCCAAAATTAAAGCATATACAGGTGGAGGATAGTCCTTCCTTCCGTTGCATCCTCGAACGGTCTTCCCTTCCTACTTTTGAGGCGTTGGAGACGCTACTTCTCAATAATCTCGTCAACTTGGAGAAGATATTATGCACCAAAAATATCTCCATCGGGTCCTTCAGCACATTAAAAGTAGTACGGGTTAAGGGATGCGACAAGATAGAGGTTCTTTTTCCTCGTTCGGTGGtgagagaacttccacagcTAGAAGAGATCGAAGTCGTCGGTTGCAAGTTAATGCGGGGGATTGTAGAAGCTGATGGTGATCGTGGCAAATTTGAGTTGCCTAAGTTGCGGGTATTGAAATTGTATTGGTTGCCAAATATCGAGAATTTTATCACCACCGGGTCGTCTCCCTCGAGGAGTACATCAGACGACCAAATTGGCACTCAAATTGCATTCTTCAACGAAcaacaggtaactttctattAAAAGagtattaattattaattaaaatttcctcCCTTTGCTAATTAGATGTAACGCatattatgattatttcaatttgttattttctatatattttctTCATAATTGCCTTGTCCGTTCATGCCTTAGATAAAGCAAAATCTTCCGTATCTCCTACTTCAGTAGAAATCCAactaattgaatgaaattcatgtaaatttaggtttcaatagGTTCCGAGTTATTTTAAAATTACATTCTGCAAGCACATCTACATTAATTGGGTTTCGTAAAGCAAAATTGAAGGGGATTTGTTGGCATTAACGTAATTTTGTCGGTAAAGTTAGTTAGTTCTGATCTTTCTAAATGGATTCCATTGAATTTAGTTGCTAAACTTTGTTATTATCCCCAAAATGTATAATATGCTAACCTAATTGACGCACATTTTTTTGTGTATCATGCTTGAATAAGCACTTTAGTCATTGCGTAGCCCCATAATTGTAAGAGCACATAATGCGTATAGCATGGACAGATATATTTGTACGGActtttggcatttgatatcctgtTTAAATTGATGGGGCCCAAGACTCCTGCAACATGATAGTTTTCCTCGTCATGAAGAGTcgtagaaaaataaattgtggGCCCCACAATCCATTATGTCTTAAGTAAtacttatcttctttttatgcTTGTGAGCTTCCACGAAAAGGGCTTGCTTTCAATAATAATGGAAACTAGAAACACACGAGTACGGTGATTTTCTTAgtttgtttgttcattttttttcttcgtcttcttttctttttgtgcaactCAATAATTCCTTTCACCCCTTggtactcatctatatttacatcttggaagttcatgaattcgagatttaactaaatcaccaatttcatgaacgaaTTCCATGAgttgcctttccaagtttggagaCATTAGACGTTCATGGCTTGGACAATCACGGGTTTATGTTTTCcccatccatggttaaatctcTCGCAAAACCGAGAAAGCTAAGTATATGGAGATGcgagaagatggaggcgatcattacggaggaagaaggattcGGAGTGGAAATATCAGAAACTCTGGCATTTCCTATGTTAGCCTATTTATCCTTAcaatatttgaaaagtttaaagtgcttctcTCACGgtaagtgtaagattgatttattCTTTTCATCATCGAAGATCTTTTTGTAGATGGATCCATCCCCGACAATGCAAATGTTGACATTCTTTTCATCCAACGAAAAAATGATGACGGGTTCACGAGAAGCTCGAAGTCAAGACAACGTCCAATCACGCCGTCTTGCACTCTTCAATCGAGAGGTATGTCATTAACGTTatgtcaaaatattaaatataacaaaaagattgaaATATCCAGGAGACAAAGCAtagccaaaataaaaactaaccaAATTACTTACAAAGTGTACTttgattaaaatattttaaaagaaaatgagtaGTGTACAAGCGCGAGTGTTGAGAGTTGCCGGCATGTTTTatgattttgcaatttcttccttttaatTTCTCTAGAAATAGTTTCCATAAAGATGGTTGAATATCTCCTGTGGTACCTGCACAAAGCATGAATGGGTAATACAATTGCAGAACATGAGCTTACTCATTAGCCTTCACAAAGCCGCCTTTCACTCGCTTCATGGTATCAGCTCTGGTATTCCTTGACTCATACCATATGTGCTCATAGATGTAGTTGGACGTACTTTTGACACCACAAACGCAAAATTTGTGTTTGATATCCTGTTAAATTGGTTATTGATAGTGATTTATTAACATTAAAGAGAAGTTAGTAAACTAAGGACAAACAATTGCGTAGCTAAGGAAAGCACGCGGCTATTTTGTCTAGCAAAAATCGATGGTGGGGCCCAAGACTCCAGCGATGTAAGTTGAGGGCCCCACAAGGCAGTGTGTCTACGACTGTTATCCTTCCCAGTTGTGGCCCGCCTTCAAAGATAATTTGCACGCGGTACGGCATGGATAGAGATATATTTGTACGGActtttggcatttgatatcccGTTTAAATTGGTGGGGGCCAATACTCCCGCAACATGATAGTTTTCCTCGTCATGAAGAGTTGTGGAAAAATAAATTGTGGGCCCCACAATCCATTATGTCTAAGTCCtacttatcttctttttatgcTTGTGAGCTTCCACGGAAAGGGCTTTGCTTTCAATGATAATGGAACTACCAACTAGTACTTCTCATTAGAGACACTGGCCAAGTATTGCATATTTCGTTGGGTTTCCTTTATTCTACGGATGTAATACAACTGGCTCACTAATCAAATTAATCTCTGCATTGCAACTTCTTTACCATAGGAAAGACTGGCAACTATAAACCACATTAGTATGGTGATTTTCTTAGTacgttttttaatttattttattctcttttttttttctttttgtgcaactCAATAATTCTCCTCACCCCTTGGTACTCATttatatttacatcttggaagttcatgaattcgagatttaactaaatcaccaatttcatgaacgaaTTCTGCAGGTTGCCTTTCCAAATTTGGAGACATTAGAAGTCATTGGCTTGGGCAATCCCGAGTTTATGTTTTCCCCATCTATGGTTAAATCCCTCGCACAATTGAGAGAGCTAAGTGTAAGCTTTTGCAcgaagatggaggcgatcattacggaggaagaaggattggGATTGGAAATATCGGAGACTCTGTCATTTCCAATGTTAAGCGATTTGCGCTTAACTAATTTGGGAGGTTTGGCGTCCTTCTCTAGCGAAAAAGGTaagattttatcttttgttttcatcATCGAAGACCTTTGCATAGATGGATTCATCTCCGGAATACAAATTTTGACAATTCTTTTCATCCAATAAAAAATCGATGATAGGTTCACAAGAAGGTCGGAGTCCGGACCACGTTCAATCATGTTCCAGTGTGCTTTTCAACCGAGAGGTACGTGATTAACTAGAAGCTAAAGCATAGCCAAAATTAGAACTAACTAAATTTACTTACAATCTTTACTTTGGTTGAAATATCTTACAAGAAAATCAGTAGCACACAAGCACAAGTATTCAGAGTTGCCGCGGACATGTGCGGGTTGCAATTTCTTACCGTTAATTTCCTGGTCGAAGGAAAGCTTTACTGTCCCCAGGCCCTAGGTGCACTAGCAGAAGAACGAATCTGAGCCCACCGCCCGTCAGGAAAGAGCCGTGGAAATTTTAGTCGTGGGTCCCACATGCTTGTTGGGGATGACAATAGTCCAATGAAagaaacacataaaaaaaaaaatcaaaaacttgtTGTATGGATGGGAGCGATGGATGGGCGAAGGATTTTCAAGAGTTTTAGCAATGAACctttggaaaaacagaaaataaagctTTCCATTGTAGTGCAGGGACAATTGGGTCTTTTTCACCTAAAATCTTATGGTCTCATACATGTAAGCTGCGTATGTAGACTCACCCTTAAAGAAATTACGGCAATGAGGAAGATTAATTGAGATGGGTTATATGAGCTTACCTTACGGGAAGTAATTTACCTTGAaagctttattttcctttcgctTTATGGGTGACTAGTTTTCGTTGTCACTGGAAAATTGATGGTCGAGTTCATTAGTTGTCTTTTGGGGTCATATAATTGCATTTTGTATTGTAAATTAGCTTTTGcttatcataaatttttgtgatggaaaaaattatctaaaggtTGTAAAGTATCTTGCTTGTAAATTTTCTTCAGTGACCAATTATGATAACTTGCTATAAGCACATAAATTTCCTGCCCGTCCGTTGTAATTGTAAATTCTATTGATGATGGGTCCGTTCGTCAGGTTTCATTTCCATTCTTGGAGTCCTTGACAATAGAACGGCTTCCCAATTTAAATGAGATATGGAGCGATGAATCTCCACTAGAGTCGAGCAATCTCCGATCTCTCAAAGTGGTGCGGTGCGATTCTCTCTCAAAGGTTATCAGCTCCAGATCGTTGGTAAAGCTCCACAAGTTGCAAACTTTAAGTATCaatgattgcagtttggtgcAAGAAATTTTTTACCTTGAAGGACCAAGCGCCAATGGAGATGTTGAGACTCTGTCAGAGTTAACCACCTTGGAATTGAATAAGTTGGGGAGCTTGAGGTGCatatggaacaagaatcctAGTGGAATAGTGAGTTTCCATAAATTAAAGAAGTTTGAGTTGGATGGCCATGACAACCtcgagtttatattttttccatCCATGGTGAAATCTCTCGCACAACTGAGAGATCTAACGGTATCAAATTGCGAAATGATGGAGACGATCATCGCGGAGGAAGAAGGGCTGGGAATGGAAATATCAAAAACTTCGGCATTCTCAATGTTAACCAATTTACGCTTAAGTTGTTTGGAAAGCTTGAAGTGCTTCTCTCGCAGAAAGTGTAAGatcagttttttctttttaccactAAAGATTTTCGTgtagataaatttatcctcgGAATACAAATGATGACATTCTTTTCATCCAATGACAAACCAATGACGGGTTCATTAGAAGGCGAGAGTCGGGGCCGTGTCAACTCACACTCTGCTGTACTCTTCGGTGGAGAGGTATGTGATTACGTTACATCAAATTAGATGCACGAGACAAAGCATAGCAAAAGCTCAACCCATAGTTAGAAGCATCATGCCAAGATGCTGTCGCCACTCGAGCGTATGAAAtggcaaatttttctttttttgtctggtGTGTGAAATGGCAATTAAGATGCAATGGATATGCTTGTACGGACTTTGAGCATTTGATATCCCATTTAAATCGGTGGGGCCCAAGACTGCTGCAATATAGTTTCCTCGTCGGTAAGGAATCATGGAAATACAATTTGTGGGCCCTACACGCTCTTAATGTCTTGAGTACTGGTACTTCTCATTACACACACTGGCCAAGCATTACATATTTCGTTGGGTTTGCTTCCTTTATTCTGTGGATGGAATACAACTGGCTCACTAGTTAAATTAAGCTCTGCGTTGCAACTTCTTTACCTAAGGAAAGACTAGAAACTAGAAACGACATTAGTATGGTGATGCTGATTTTCTTAGTCCATTTgttcattttattcttttttttttcttttgcgcaACTCAATAATTCCCTTCACCCCTTggtactcatctatatttacatcttggaagttcatgaattcgagatttaactaaatcaccaatttcatgaGCGAATTCCGTAggttgcctttccaagtttggagaCATTAGTAGTTGATGGCTTAGACAATGTCGGGTTTATGTTTTCCTcatccatggttaaatctcTCGCACAACTGAAAAATCTAACGGTAAGCGGTTGcgagaagatggaggcgatcattacggaggaagaaggattggGAGTGGAAATATCGGGAACTTTGTCATTCCCGATGTTGGCCGATTTATGCTTACAATGGTTGACAAATCTGACGTGTTTCTCTCGCGTAAAATGTaagattttatcttttgttttcatcATCGAAGACCTTTGCATAGATAGATTCATCTCTGGAATACAAATTTTGACAATTCTTTTCATCCAATGAAAAATCGATGACGGGTTCACAAGAAGGTCGGAGTCGGGACAGCGTCCAATCACGCTCCAGTGTGCTTTTCAACCGAGAGGTACGTGATTAAGGAGAAGCTAAAGCATAGCCAAAAGTAAAACTAACTAAATTTACTTACAATCTTTGCTTTGGTGAAATATCTCACAAGAAAATCACAAGTATTCAGAGTTGTCGCGGACATGCATGGGTTGCAATTACTTACCGTTAATTTCCTGGTCGAAGGAAAGCTTTACTCTCCCCTGGCCCTAGGTGCACCAGCAGAAGAACGAATCTGAGCCCACTCCCCGTCAGGAAAGAGCCGTGGAAATTTTAGTCGTGGGTCCCACATGCTAGTGTGCATGAGTACTTGACTTGTCGTCTTTGCGGcgtaatcattcatttttctagagTTACAACGATGAACctttggaaaaacagaaaataaagctTTCCATTGTGGAGCAGGGACAATTGGGTCTTTTCACCTAAAAATGTGATGGTCTCAGACATGTAGGCTGTGAATTTAGACTCACCCTTAAAACTTGTCGTATGGATGGGAGCGATGGGTGAAGACCCAAGGAGAGTAAAGCTTCCTGTTTAGATTGCGAGCAAACTTTGCAGATGAAAGATTTTCTGGAGTTATAGCAATGAACCTTTGGAAAAAGGCTAGTTACGCgttacacaaaaataaaaataaaaataaaaataaagcttTCCATTTTAAACAGCgacaattgattttttcttaaccCTAAAAGTTTTGGTCTCAGACATGCAAGCTGCAGTTTTATACTTACtcttaaagaaaatttaaaggGAATTAGGCATATTTAGTTCTTTCAGAGTGTGGAATGATGCAAATAAGATTTGTATGTTTGACCCTATCAATCCCTTTTCCAATTGCTTCCTCTTAGCCTCACTTTTAGGCATTTGGTAGTAGATAAAATCAcaccttttctttctaattgctAATATTCTTCCTCAGGCTATCCTTGGCTGGATTTTGCTTTCACCACGTCAATTCAGTGACTTCTAAGTTGGAACGTTAATTAATGATTACCCTTTTGAGGTGGTACTttcattaaaataatttaaaagagaATGAGTAGCATATAA includes these proteins:
- the LOC115727948 gene encoding probable disease resistance protein At4g27220; its protein translation is MSIVSAVSRAAWDVSKSVVVPIKRQFGYVMSSKSYVRDLQTEVENLRDTVERVSNSVEVARNNLRPVSSDARKWLANAEQALKAADDLLVDYEKGNKTCCRGTLPDLNCRYQFSRNAKDKIQVIRDLPPPPPECRGITEIKRHSEYVISSEIYAQDLRKEVGKLAYEVDWVDLALEEAKKDHRNVRSRVTQWQVKAKDANEEASDLLDHFEKASKTWCLGTLPNPSCHYKFSRKAEDKIRGIQEHTRSCSAYTKLEDMCSSARPGYVSPTPAREEGTDVVQSTTAIEPPISASTSITIRDDSVFESRALMIQKVMDALANTSNSVVGIYGMGGVGKSCLLVDVEKRIRIREDTSFDWVARADVSENPDIKRIQGEIAHWLGLTDLEKRDDVSLRANLLRSRLEMEEREKKKVLIILDNLWDRLDLDKVGIPCGPDNKARGCKLLLTARDQRVLRREMRCDSAFLLRELENVEAKRLFEKMVGGKVPVELEPLVEEAVRISAGLPFLIVAISKLFIDTSYSECDYALKQIWSEDTGNVITSTLQLSCYGRISEEAKSLLRLCVAYGVSKPSLEDLARYGFGLRIFRGVSSVQEARVRLGSLIHTLQASSLLLDGEEDAGGFKIHDLVREFVASFASTNRPLLVLKDQHKWETALLEDRLKICEAICFPYVDLEELPKELICPELRIFLLLENKRSLEISDSYFNSMKNLMALDLRGIRLSRSPSPFQFMENLHTLCVDNCSVEDVSVLGKLKGLQILSLQQSDIQQLPKEIGQLVELRLLDLDYCSKLQIIEPGVLGRLTKLEELYMKDSFDRWSAGEQTPATNAGLIELNNMKNLRTLHVSIRNPSALPRDLDVEKLTEYKIRIGDVRGWGDYKGSRMLELNLDGTSDVLRKECFQSILAKADNLYLYEVDRTEKSISALSSEGFPKLKHIQVEDSPSFRCILERSSLPTFEALETLLLNNLVNLEKILCTKNISIGSFSTLKVVRVKGCDKIEVLFPRSVVRELPQLEEIEVVGCKLMRGIVEADGDRGKFELPKLRVLKLYWLPNIENFITTGSSPSRSTSDDQIGTQIAFFNEQQTLDVHGLDNHGFMFSPSMVKSLAKPRKLSIWRCEKMEAIITEEEGFGVEISETLAFPMLAYLSLQYLKSLKCFSHGSREARSQDNVQSRRLALFNREVSFPFLESLTIERLPNLNEIWSDESPLESSNLRSLKVVRCDSLSKVISSRSLVKLHKLQTLSINDCSLVQEIFYLEGPSANGDVETLSELTTLELNKLGSLRCIWNKNPSGIVSFHKLKKFELDGHDNLEFIFFPSMVKSLAQLRDLTVSNCEMMETIIAEEEGLGMEISKTSAFSMLTNLRLSCLESLKCFSRRKCSRETQSPNRVKSCCSTLFSQEAIEKTIERKASSKVQEFGGSLTLS